The Dermacentor albipictus isolate Rhodes 1998 colony unplaced genomic scaffold, USDA_Dalb.pri_finalv2 scaffold_66, whole genome shotgun sequence genome includes a region encoding these proteins:
- the LOC135916297 gene encoding uncharacterized protein — protein sequence MATGVAQPEPPSTRACCRFHAAYQGCLGCGVFFCSPLLSRSGSDGERTNAELLSGGFAGLPSCRTPRTACADSRAASTGGLDWRPVNFKQRLQTTRVCRLCGVVPQSIAVLPCTHFLCDSCLDGCASGDRHACPLDKISFEAESDVSWITFHQKHMEKLQVSCWNGHNGCNFVGPAGELLEHFEKHCSFHATTCPGCRDTVLRKDLPRHYAAGCSGVASLQSGVAGSISSLDMAQPNAKDSGVREVAADCSCHDMLTSIQGRVNDLAETLAKLGSRQLQEEAIHTEPSTSRGAMRRPAGASVHDLTPLGGTADIRDLVSALNEMKVVVTQEFRKMERRVRTEDVQGGTSSTQRSCSHGAVTSRPAESLLPTRSGLLQMAGSSGGHHDVQSSETSEELFVFSVQYKPWLTAEKGKGLKIVWHQIFSGGEDTGVCVRCVVQRNAGFVAVYAMSTMPARWKLPVVRPLREEDLSSPHLREWIVEKAKEPSREFLPVSAYAPDLRLRCLLEASTLAGKTNAEGEIRVDFLVKLERHFAAT from the exons ATGGCGACCGGAG TGGCGCAGCCGGAACCGCCATCTACCCGAGCCTGCTGCAGGTTTCACGCCGCTTATCAAGGTTGTCTTGGGTGCGGCGTTTTTTTCTGCAGCCCGCTTCTCTCACGCAGTGGCAGCGACGGCGAAAGGACGAACGCTGAACTACTCTCTGGAGGCTTTGCAG GCTTGCCATCATGCCGGACACCACGTACCGCATGTGCGGATTCGCGAGCGGCCTCGACTGGCGGCCTCGACTGGCGGCCCGTCAACTTCAAGCAGCGCCTGCAAACCACCAGGGTCTGCCGGCTTTGCGGGGTCGTGCCGCAAAGCATAGCCGTGCTGCCTTGTACGCACTTCCTGTGCGACTCCTGCCTGGACGGATGCGCCAGTGGAGATCGCCACGCCTGCCCACTGGACAAGATCTCGTTCGAGGCCGAGTCGGACGTCTCTTGGATAACGTTTCACCAGAAGCACATGGAAAAGCTGCAG GTAAGCTGCTGGAACGGCCACAACGGGTGCAACTTCGTAGGCCCAGCCGGGGAGCTGCTGGAGCATTTCGAGAAGCACTGTTCCTTCCATGCCACCACGTGCCCAGGCTGCCGGGACACAGTGCTGCGTAAGGACCTGCCGAGGCACTATGCAGCTGGATGCAGCGGCGTCGCTTCACTGCAATCGGGTGTAGCCGGGAGCATCTCCTCACTCGACATGGCCCAACCCAATGCTAAAGACTCCGGAGTGCGTGAAGTGGCGGCCGACTGCTCTTGCCACGACATGCTGACGTCCATTCAGGGCCGAGTCAACGACCTCGCCGAGACCCTGGCGAAACTCGGCTCCCGACAACTTCAAGAGGAAGCGATTCACACGGAACCGAGCACTAGCCGGGGTGCAATGAGACGACCAGCCGGGGCCTCTGTGCACGATCTGACGCCGTTGGGGGGAACCGCGGATATCCGGGATCTCGTGTCAGCGCTGAACGAAATGAAGGTCGTCGTGACTCAGGAATTCCGGAAGATGGAACGAAGAGTGCGGACGGAGGACGTCCAGGGTGGCACGTCGTCGACGCAGCGCTCGTGTTCTCACGGGGCGGTCACCAGCCGACCAGCAGAGAGTCTACTGCCTACCCGGTCTGGACTCCTCCAAATGGCGGGCAGTTCTGGTGGACACCATGACGTCCAGAGCAGTGAGACTTCTGAAGAACTCTTTGTGTTCAGTGTGCAGTACAAGCCGTGGTTGACGGCGGAGAAGGGCAAGGGGCTGAAGATCGTCTGGCACCAGATTTTCTCCGGCGGCGAAGATACCGGCGTGTGCGTCAGGTGCGTGGTGCAGAGGAACGCGGGCTTCGTCGCCGTCTACGCCATGTCTACGATGCCTGCGAGGTGGAAACTGCCAGTCGTGCGGCCCTTGCGCGAAGAAGATTTGAGTTCGCCGCACTTGAGGGAGTGGATCGTTGAAAAAGCGAAGGAGCCGAGTCGCGAGTTCCTGCCCGTGTCGGCCTACGCTCCGGACTTGCGCTTGCGGTGTCTGCTGGAGGCGTCCACCCTGGCGGGCAAGACGAACGCGGAGGGTGAAATTCGAGTGGATTTTCTCGTGAAACTGGAACGGCATTTCGCCGCGACGTGA